The nucleotide window TTATTGATTGTGCTGGTGAGCGGGTTGGCCCGGGCCGGGTGGACAGAAAAAGGGATGGCGTTTTACATGGCCAATCCCTGGTTTCACGCCAAGGTGACCGTGTTTGTGCTGATAATCCTGCTCAGCCTGTATCCGGCCAAGCTCATGCGTGCCTGGCGTCGTGGTACGGTCCCTGAAGGAGTACCGCCGGTGACGCCGGATCTGCAGAGAACAATGCGTCGTACATTGGTGGCCGAAATTCACTTGATATCACTGATGCCGATTTTCGGTGCCTTGATGGCACGAGGCGTCGGAATGGGATGAACATGAACAAACGCGTAACGCTGGCGTTTACTGGAGCTTCCGGTGCGCCCTATGGACTGAGGCTACTTCAGTGTCTGCTGTTGGCAGACTGTGAGGTATTCGTGATCCTGTCCAAGGCGGCACGCATTGTGATTGGCACGGAAACGGAACTTGCTCTGCCGGCGGGTACCGGCGCTACGGAGAAAGCGCTGCGCGATTGGGTTGGCACCGATAAGGGCCAGCTGGTGCTGTGCGGTCTGGAGCAATGGACGGCCCCGGTGGCCTCCGGCAGCGGTGCTCCCGCCACCATGGTGGTCTGCCCCTGTTCTACCGGTACCCTGTCTGCCATTGCCAGCGGCGCCAGCGACAACCTGATTGAGCGCGCCGCCGATGTGGCCATCAAGGAAGGCCGCAAGCTGATTCTGGTTCCCCGCGAAACGCCGTTCTCTGCGATTCACCTGGAAAACATGCTCAAACTCGCCCGTCTCGGCGTGATCATCATGCCGGCGGCCCCCGGGTTTTATCACCAGCCGGAAAGTGTCTCGGATCTGGTG belongs to Alcanivorax sediminis and includes:
- a CDS encoding DUF2214 family protein — protein: MFWSVFWASTHYLGILVLFGCVYGMLLFWRTQVNEYNFRTLLWLHVAYWVSLLIVLVSGLARAGWTEKGMAFYMANPWFHAKVTVFVLIILLSLYPAKLMRAWRRGTVPEGVPPVTPDLQRTMRRTLVAEIHLISLMPIFGALMARGVGMG
- a CDS encoding flavin prenyltransferase UbiX, which gives rise to MNKRVTLAFTGASGAPYGLRLLQCLLLADCEVFVILSKAARIVIGTETELALPAGTGATEKALRDWVGTDKGQLVLCGLEQWTAPVASGSGAPATMVVCPCSTGTLSAIASGASDNLIERAADVAIKEGRKLILVPRETPFSAIHLENMLKLARLGVIIMPAAPGFYHQPESVSDLVDFMVARLLDHLGIEQTLVKRWGE